The Polyangium mundeleinium genome contains the following window.
GACCAATGGCGAACGGCGTCGGCTTCGAAGAGCGAGACGGAATAAGCCTCGGAATGCGTGGGGTGCGCCTCGACGACGTAATGCGCCTGCGGATCGAACCCTTCGCGCTGCGCCCAGGCAGAGACCAGCTCGTCGGAGAGGACCTCGAGCTCCCGCGCGCCCTCGTTCCCCGGCAAGAGGCGCTCCACGAGCGGCGAGAGCTCCACGGCCGTCGTCGCCCCCGGCAGCGTGCCCGCAAAGAACGCAACGTCGTCCCGATCCATGGATCCGCCCTCCCCCGAGGGCAGATCTTAGCCCACGATCGGGAACATCTCCACGAGCGGCGCCCGCGCCTTGCTCGCCGCCGCGACGATGTCCTTCGTCGAAGCATCCGGGGAAAGCCGTACGCTCATCCGCAATGGCCCACCCGTGACCTCGATCCCGCGCGCCAGCAATTCCTCACGGAAAGGTCCGGGGTTCTTGCGGATCGTGACGCCATACACGCGGACGCCGGCAAAAAGCGTCTCGGGCGCACCTTCGAGCACGAGCGCGCCGCCCGCGAAGACGAGGACGTCGGTGGCCCCGCGCGCGAGGTCGCCCTCCGGCGTGCCCGGATCGAGGCGCTCGGCCGAAAGAATCGCGCCGCGGCCATCGGTCGCGCGAGCAAGAGCGTTCATGACGAATGTGGCCCCCGGGCCGTCGAGGCCCGCGAGCGGCGCTTCGAGGACGAGGACCGCAGGGTCGGCGACGAGGGCGTGCGCAAGGACGAGCGCGCGGCGCGGCGGGCGTTCGAGGGTCTCGACGGTGCGGCGAAGGAAGGCCGAGAGGCCCACACGTTCGAGCGCAGAGGCAGCGAGGTCACGCGCCGCGCGGGGAGAGAAACCGGCGAGGCGCGCGCTCCAGGTGACGTAGTCGTGCGCGGTCGTGCCCTTGGGCAAGGGCGGGTCGAGCGGAGCAATGCCCGCCGCGTCGAGGTGCGCGCGCGTGGCGACGTCGAGGCCGGCGACGTGCAAGGTGCCCGCGGCGAGCGAGGCTTCGCCCGGCATGGCCGCGTCGTCGTGCGAGGGCGCGCGCGAGCGGAGCGGGACGGTTGTGAGCGCCGCGAAGAGCGCCTCGGCCTCGCCGGTGCAGAGGACCCGCTCGCCGCGCGCGCGGACCGTGAGGCGATCGATCGCGACGACGTCGTCGATCGTGATGCGAGCGTCCTCGGCGTGAAGGACGGGCGGAGGCGCAGCGTCGCTCACGGGAGCTCGTCATCCACGGTCGCCGAAGCGCCGCCAAAGGAGACGTCGCCGACGAGGTCCATGCGCGCGAGCGGCTTCGTCCCGTCGTAGACCATGAAGGGCGCGAGGCCCCGCGCGAGGTCGAGCAAGGCCGGAGGAATGACGATCGGCACGGCCCCCGCCTGCGGCATGATCGAGGCGAT
Protein-coding sequences here:
- a CDS encoding ABC transporter ATP-binding protein: MSDAAPPPVLHAEDARITIDDVVAIDRLTVRARGERVLCTGEAEALFAALTTVPLRSRAPSHDDAAMPGEASLAAGTLHVAGLDVATRAHLDAAGIAPLDPPLPKGTTAHDYVTWSARLAGFSPRAARDLAASALERVGLSAFLRRTVETLERPPRRALVLAHALVADPAVLVLEAPLAGLDGPGATFVMNALARATDGRGAILSAERLDPGTPEGDLARGATDVLVFAGGALVLEGAPETLFAGVRVYGVTIRKNPGPFREELLARGIEVTGGPLRMSVRLSPDASTKDIVAAASKARAPLVEMFPIVG